The following are from one region of the Oncorhynchus tshawytscha isolate Ot180627B linkage group LG24, Otsh_v2.0, whole genome shotgun sequence genome:
- the LOC112223393 gene encoding regulator of G-protein signaling 9-like isoform X3, protein MTIRNVRDHGQRFRPRMACLKKVEAVMLEMQDPKTGVKSQPQKLVITTIPHAITGEDVVTWLANRYTIEAEEAWALGTMLVAFGYIYPLQDHKRLVIKPDTALYRFQTPYFWPAQQWPVEDTDYAIYLAKRNIRKKGVLEIHEQEQYNGLHKWMNHKWDFIVMQAKEQYRAGKERKKPDRAVFDCQERAYWVVHRPPPGTVSAMDYGLERMVDPNAEEKETSDFFRRIMIFTQQSIMRPRVKSSVSIGALVKYSVTCNKHDPFLAPCLPSNPWITDDVTYWLLNMANVDIPTKMRVERWTFSFGELLSDPRGRDDFRLFLKKEFSGENLAFWEACEDLKWGTAATMNEKAQQVYKTFLARGAPRWINIDGKTMEVTVKGLKHPHRYVLDAAQTHIFMLMKKDSYGRYLKSPVFKDTQKRAIGPDQHRFSVSQLEANARKRRPSISPIIVRQQEKEERARMATSGPVDITQVMSKLSNKGKEVPPPKK, encoded by the exons ATGACCATCAGAAATGTACGGGATCATGGACAGAGGTTCCGACCGAGGATGGCATGTCTCAAAAAG GTGGAGGCTGTGATGCTGGAGATGCAGGATCCAAAGACTGGAGTCAAGTCACAACCCCAGAAACTGGTTATCACTACTATACCGCACGCTatcacag GTGAGGATGTCGTGACATGGCTAGCCAACCGTTACACTATAGAGGCAGAAG aAGCGTGGGCTCTGGGCACCATGTTGGTGGCGTTTGGGTACATCTATCCCCTCCAGGATCATAAACGACTAGTCATCaaaccagacacagccctctacCGCTTTCAG ACACCATACTTTTGGCCGGCCCAGCAGTGGCCTGTAGAGGACACAGACTATG CAATCTACCTGGCCAAGAGAAACATCCGCAAGAAAGGAGTTCTAGAGATTCATGAACAG GAGCAGTATAACGGCCTTCACAAGTGGATGAACCATAAATGGGACTTCATTGTGATGCAGGCTAAAGAACAGTACAG ggcggggaaggagaggaagaagcctGATCGTGCGGTATTTGACTGCCAGGAGAGAGCCTACTGGGTTGTACACAGACCtccg ccaGGGACCGTCAGTGCAATGGACTACGGACTAGAACGCATGGTAGACCCCAACGCAGAGGAG AAAGAAACTTCAGACTTCTTCAGAAGAATT ATGATTTTTACCCAGCAGTCCATCATGAGGCCGAGGGTCAAGTCGTCTGTCTCTATCGGAGC tctggTGAAATACTCCGTCACCTGTAATAAGCACGACCCTttcctagccccctgtctccctAGCAACCCCTGGATCACCGATGATGTCACGTACTGGTTGCTCAACATGGCCAA tgtggatATTCCTACTAAGATGCGTGTGGAGAGGTGGACGTTCAGTTTCGGGGAGCTGCTCTCTGACCCTCGAGGCAGAGATGACTTTAGACTCTTCCTCAAGAAGGAGTTCAGCG gTGAGAACCTGGCATTCTGGGAGGCATGTGAGGATCTGAAGTGGGGAACGGCTGCTACCATGAACGAGAAGGCCCAGCAGGTCTACAA GACTTTCTTGGCGCGTGGCGCCCCCCGGTGGATCAACATTGACGGGAAGACCATGGAGGTGACAGTTAAAGGGTTGAAACACCCTCACAGATACGTACTGGATGCAGCTCAGACACACATCTTCATGCTGATGAAGAAG GACTCTTATGGGCGGTACCTGAAGTCTCCAGTGTTTAAGGACACTCAGAAGAGGGCCATCGGTCCTGATCAACACAGGTTCAG TGTGTCCCAGTTGGAGGCCAATGCCAGGAAGCGTCGTCCCAGCATCAGTCCCATCATCGTCCGCcagcaggagaaggaggagagagccaGGATGGCCACCAGTGGCCCTGTGGACATCACACAGGTCATGAGTAAACTCAGCAACAAGGGCAAGGAGGTGCCCCCACCCAAAAAATAG
- the LOC112223393 gene encoding regulator of G-protein signaling 9-like isoform X2 has product MTIRNVRDHGQRFRPRMACLKKVEAVMLEMQDPKTGVKSQPQKLVITTIPHAITEAWALGTMLVAFGYIYPLQDHKRLVIKPDTALYRFQTPYFWPAQQWPVEDTDYAIYLAKRNIRKKGVLEIHEQEQYNGLHKWMNHKWDFIVMQAKEQYRAGKERKKPDRAVFDCQERAYWVVHRPPPGTVSAMDYGLERMVDPNAEEKETSDFFRRIMIFTQQSIMRPRVKSSVSIGALVKYSVTCNKHDPFLAPCLPSNPWITDDVTYWLLNMANVDIPTKMRVERWTFSFGELLSDPRGRDDFRLFLKKEFSGENLAFWEACEDLKWGTAATMNEKAQQVYKTFLARGAPRWINIDGKTMEVTVKGLKHPHRYVLDAAQTHIFMLMKKDSYGRYLKSPVFKDTQKRAIGPDQHRFSVSQLEANARKRRPSISPIIVRQQEKEERARMATSGPVDITQLCRFTAPVPHLAVYSGPPSSSPASPPFPFRLPHTPTCPSPISVTIDSTPASERRWEEGRGGGLEGVEAGPECWGTAVSSRSRMALSLGRLLRRGCTSSTVFASLSPKCPAPAGTSSRVQPISTEQPSQAPPRRIANFFQIKVDIPPECRIYPIDSEDEEESGGASRRGGGGGGGQVKEIICPWESVTPHEGAG; this is encoded by the exons ATGACCATCAGAAATGTACGGGATCATGGACAGAGGTTCCGACCGAGGATGGCATGTCTCAAAAAG GTGGAGGCTGTGATGCTGGAGATGCAGGATCCAAAGACTGGAGTCAAGTCACAACCCCAGAAACTGGTTATCACTACTATACCGCACGCTatcacag aAGCGTGGGCTCTGGGCACCATGTTGGTGGCGTTTGGGTACATCTATCCCCTCCAGGATCATAAACGACTAGTCATCaaaccagacacagccctctacCGCTTTCAG ACACCATACTTTTGGCCGGCCCAGCAGTGGCCTGTAGAGGACACAGACTATG CAATCTACCTGGCCAAGAGAAACATCCGCAAGAAAGGAGTTCTAGAGATTCATGAACAG GAGCAGTATAACGGCCTTCACAAGTGGATGAACCATAAATGGGACTTCATTGTGATGCAGGCTAAAGAACAGTACAG ggcggggaaggagaggaagaagcctGATCGTGCGGTATTTGACTGCCAGGAGAGAGCCTACTGGGTTGTACACAGACCtccg ccaGGGACCGTCAGTGCAATGGACTACGGACTAGAACGCATGGTAGACCCCAACGCAGAGGAG AAAGAAACTTCAGACTTCTTCAGAAGAATT ATGATTTTTACCCAGCAGTCCATCATGAGGCCGAGGGTCAAGTCGTCTGTCTCTATCGGAGC tctggTGAAATACTCCGTCACCTGTAATAAGCACGACCCTttcctagccccctgtctccctAGCAACCCCTGGATCACCGATGATGTCACGTACTGGTTGCTCAACATGGCCAA tgtggatATTCCTACTAAGATGCGTGTGGAGAGGTGGACGTTCAGTTTCGGGGAGCTGCTCTCTGACCCTCGAGGCAGAGATGACTTTAGACTCTTCCTCAAGAAGGAGTTCAGCG gTGAGAACCTGGCATTCTGGGAGGCATGTGAGGATCTGAAGTGGGGAACGGCTGCTACCATGAACGAGAAGGCCCAGCAGGTCTACAA GACTTTCTTGGCGCGTGGCGCCCCCCGGTGGATCAACATTGACGGGAAGACCATGGAGGTGACAGTTAAAGGGTTGAAACACCCTCACAGATACGTACTGGATGCAGCTCAGACACACATCTTCATGCTGATGAAGAAG GACTCTTATGGGCGGTACCTGAAGTCTCCAGTGTTTAAGGACACTCAGAAGAGGGCCATCGGTCCTGATCAACACAGGTTCAG TGTGTCCCAGTTGGAGGCCAATGCCAGGAAGCGTCGTCCCAGCATCAGTCCCATCATCGTCCGCcagcaggagaaggaggagagagccaGGATGGCCACCAGTGGCCCTGTGGACATCACACAG CTGTGTCGCTTTACAGCACCCGTCCCCCACCTCGCGGTCTACTCcggccccccctcctcctccccggcCTCACCCCCTTTCCCCTTCCGTCTCCCCCACACCCCCACCTGCCCTTCACCCATCAGCGTAACCATAGACAGCACCCCCGCCTCAGAACGCAGgtgggaggaaggaagaggaggtgggcTGGAGGGGGTAGAGGCGGGCCCTGAGTGCTGGGGGACAGCTGTCTCTTCTCGTTCCCGTATGGCTCTCTCATTGGGCCGTCTGTTGAGGCGGGGCTGTACTTCCTCCACGGTATTCGCCAGCCTGTCACCCAAATGTCCTGCCCCCGCCGGGACCAGCAGCCGCGTTCAGCCTATCAGCACGGAGCAGCCCAGCCAAGCCCCGCCCAGACGCATTGCCAA TTTTTTCCAGATCAAGGTGGACATCCCTCCAGAGTGTCGCATCTACCCCATCGActcagaggatgaggaggagagtgggggggcgtcgagaaggggaggaggaggaggaggagggcaggtgAAGGAGATCATCTGTCCCTGGGAGAGTGTGACACCTCATGAGGGGGCtgggtaa
- the LOC112223393 gene encoding regulator of G-protein signaling 9-like isoform X1 → MTIRNVRDHGQRFRPRMACLKKVEAVMLEMQDPKTGVKSQPQKLVITTIPHAITGEDVVTWLANRYTIEAEEAWALGTMLVAFGYIYPLQDHKRLVIKPDTALYRFQTPYFWPAQQWPVEDTDYAIYLAKRNIRKKGVLEIHEQEQYNGLHKWMNHKWDFIVMQAKEQYRAGKERKKPDRAVFDCQERAYWVVHRPPPGTVSAMDYGLERMVDPNAEEKETSDFFRRIMIFTQQSIMRPRVKSSVSIGALVKYSVTCNKHDPFLAPCLPSNPWITDDVTYWLLNMANVDIPTKMRVERWTFSFGELLSDPRGRDDFRLFLKKEFSGENLAFWEACEDLKWGTAATMNEKAQQVYKTFLARGAPRWINIDGKTMEVTVKGLKHPHRYVLDAAQTHIFMLMKKDSYGRYLKSPVFKDTQKRAIGPDQHRFSVSQLEANARKRRPSISPIIVRQQEKEERARMATSGPVDITQLCRFTAPVPHLAVYSGPPSSSPASPPFPFRLPHTPTCPSPISVTIDSTPASERRWEEGRGGGLEGVEAGPECWGTAVSSRSRMALSLGRLLRRGCTSSTVFASLSPKCPAPAGTSSRVQPISTEQPSQAPPRRIANFFQIKVDIPPECRIYPIDSEDEEESGGASRRGGGGGGGQVKEIICPWESVTPHEGAG, encoded by the exons ATGACCATCAGAAATGTACGGGATCATGGACAGAGGTTCCGACCGAGGATGGCATGTCTCAAAAAG GTGGAGGCTGTGATGCTGGAGATGCAGGATCCAAAGACTGGAGTCAAGTCACAACCCCAGAAACTGGTTATCACTACTATACCGCACGCTatcacag GTGAGGATGTCGTGACATGGCTAGCCAACCGTTACACTATAGAGGCAGAAG aAGCGTGGGCTCTGGGCACCATGTTGGTGGCGTTTGGGTACATCTATCCCCTCCAGGATCATAAACGACTAGTCATCaaaccagacacagccctctacCGCTTTCAG ACACCATACTTTTGGCCGGCCCAGCAGTGGCCTGTAGAGGACACAGACTATG CAATCTACCTGGCCAAGAGAAACATCCGCAAGAAAGGAGTTCTAGAGATTCATGAACAG GAGCAGTATAACGGCCTTCACAAGTGGATGAACCATAAATGGGACTTCATTGTGATGCAGGCTAAAGAACAGTACAG ggcggggaaggagaggaagaagcctGATCGTGCGGTATTTGACTGCCAGGAGAGAGCCTACTGGGTTGTACACAGACCtccg ccaGGGACCGTCAGTGCAATGGACTACGGACTAGAACGCATGGTAGACCCCAACGCAGAGGAG AAAGAAACTTCAGACTTCTTCAGAAGAATT ATGATTTTTACCCAGCAGTCCATCATGAGGCCGAGGGTCAAGTCGTCTGTCTCTATCGGAGC tctggTGAAATACTCCGTCACCTGTAATAAGCACGACCCTttcctagccccctgtctccctAGCAACCCCTGGATCACCGATGATGTCACGTACTGGTTGCTCAACATGGCCAA tgtggatATTCCTACTAAGATGCGTGTGGAGAGGTGGACGTTCAGTTTCGGGGAGCTGCTCTCTGACCCTCGAGGCAGAGATGACTTTAGACTCTTCCTCAAGAAGGAGTTCAGCG gTGAGAACCTGGCATTCTGGGAGGCATGTGAGGATCTGAAGTGGGGAACGGCTGCTACCATGAACGAGAAGGCCCAGCAGGTCTACAA GACTTTCTTGGCGCGTGGCGCCCCCCGGTGGATCAACATTGACGGGAAGACCATGGAGGTGACAGTTAAAGGGTTGAAACACCCTCACAGATACGTACTGGATGCAGCTCAGACACACATCTTCATGCTGATGAAGAAG GACTCTTATGGGCGGTACCTGAAGTCTCCAGTGTTTAAGGACACTCAGAAGAGGGCCATCGGTCCTGATCAACACAGGTTCAG TGTGTCCCAGTTGGAGGCCAATGCCAGGAAGCGTCGTCCCAGCATCAGTCCCATCATCGTCCGCcagcaggagaaggaggagagagccaGGATGGCCACCAGTGGCCCTGTGGACATCACACAG CTGTGTCGCTTTACAGCACCCGTCCCCCACCTCGCGGTCTACTCcggccccccctcctcctccccggcCTCACCCCCTTTCCCCTTCCGTCTCCCCCACACCCCCACCTGCCCTTCACCCATCAGCGTAACCATAGACAGCACCCCCGCCTCAGAACGCAGgtgggaggaaggaagaggaggtgggcTGGAGGGGGTAGAGGCGGGCCCTGAGTGCTGGGGGACAGCTGTCTCTTCTCGTTCCCGTATGGCTCTCTCATTGGGCCGTCTGTTGAGGCGGGGCTGTACTTCCTCCACGGTATTCGCCAGCCTGTCACCCAAATGTCCTGCCCCCGCCGGGACCAGCAGCCGCGTTCAGCCTATCAGCACGGAGCAGCCCAGCCAAGCCCCGCCCAGACGCATTGCCAA TTTTTTCCAGATCAAGGTGGACATCCCTCCAGAGTGTCGCATCTACCCCATCGActcagaggatgaggaggagagtgggggggcgtcgagaaggggaggaggaggaggaggagggcaggtgAAGGAGATCATCTGTCCCTGGGAGAGTGTGACACCTCATGAGGGGGCtgggtaa